In Solanum lycopersicum chromosome 3, SLM_r2.1, the genomic stretch CCCGTTCTTATTCTACCACCACAATACTCCGTTGTCAACCTCCTTATCTTATTCCTACAAGCAAACAGTACATATACCGCAACGAGTTTACAACATCATTTGAGCTTGCACTGTGTGCTTTTTACTGttagtatataataataatcagCTGGATCAGTAATAGAGACAGTAAAAGGAAAACTAGTACCGAGGGATGAAGAAACTGGCGGCGTGAGAAAACCGGCGGGAGGTGCGGTTGAAGTTACCGGCGGGGAAACGAACGGCGACGGCGGCAGGTTCTACCATAAGCATTTTTCAAGTTTTCAGTAACTGAGGAATTGAATTAACGGGGAGAGATCAATGAAATAGAAGCAAAAAGTAGAGGGGATTTTCAAAGATCTTCTTCGTCCATCAATCTTTTATCCATTTGAAAGCGCTCgcttgtttcttcttctttattcattagcAATATGCGATAAAAGATTCCATGTCTGCTCCCATACCGTCCCTACAGCTGAGTCCACCTTCCAAAATAACGGTGTGTAATTACTGTAATGCCCTTGGGGTTCATTTGATGGTTCACTTAGGATAAACCCTCCAACTGAGAAAATATCTCAGTTCTCCATGTGTGCGAACGGACTTGGTTCTTGGGAAGCCATTAAAATACAGTTTCACTTTCAGCTCTCAATTAGTTGTGAGCATTTTCTGGTAAATCTTACAGTCTTCTTGATTTTTGGACCATGTTGGTTACAGTTATTgaccaaaaagagaaaaaaagatttgTCTTTTTAACCTCCCACCCTTTTTGCTTTCGGTGATTCGAAACCACGGCCACGGGGTTGGAGGTGGAGGTGGAGATGGAGGATGCTTACCATTCGAGCAACCCTTTcgtcaaaatataatttttcttttctgtgTGGAGTGTATGGATAAGGTTTTAAAATGAGGAAAGAGTGTTATTTTATCTAATTCTTGAATGGTGTGTTGCAGGAGTTTCAACTGATGCTTTTTCTTTCCCACCGAGAATGCTTTGTCTGAGGTATTCTCCGGTAATTTTTCCTACTAGAAGACAGGAAACAGTTCAGCTCCCCAAGAACTATAATCGTAACGTTGTGGTAAGATTCTGCAGATATTTTTGAAGCCTAACAAATTCGTTGTTCCCCACTGCTATGTAAGTTCTATAAAGGCTAAGCTGCTAGCTGCAGTGCTAATGTCAATACGTTTGAAAGTTATTAGAAAGTAATAAGAGAAAAGGATTTAATATTTTGGAAATGAAAAAACTTGTAGAAGTTTAGAGAAACTCTATTGTTATTGTAAAGGACTTCAATTTTCCTTCAGGAGGAATCAGAGGTTGCCTGACTTAGACGTTTAAAAGAAATATGCTCAATTTGGGTTTCTATGTTTCAATGTTGTTTGCTTGtcttcctttttctcttttagGTACACACTGCTCTTTTCTATTTCCTCTCTTCTTGCTCTTGAAGTCACCTCTCTGTCATATTCTGATGTTTCTCAGGTGTGCGAAGCTAAAGGTCCACGACCAAGGTATCCTCGAGTgtggaaaacaaaaaagaaaatagggacCATTTCCAAGTCACTGAAGCTTGTTGAGTGTGTAAGATTCTCTTTaacattaattcttttttttggtaTGATTTCAAGATAAAAAGGTTTCAATTTCTTCTGCATTAACATGAGTGTTTGCCTCAGGTTCTTGTCTTTGTTTCCCTTCTGTACATACATAATCAAGAAATTGTACTATTGATCACCCCCAACATGAACAGGCACCTGCATCCtgaataatgatataatatataagTCTGGTTTAACAGAATTTTAGCTTACTTTTGGATTTTCTCTTTGTAGATAAAGGGATTATCAAATGTCAAGGAAGAAGTCTACGGAGCGCTTGATTCATTCATTGCATGGGAACTGGAGTTCCCTTTGATTACAGTGAAGAAAGCATTAAAAATTCTTGAGAATGAAAAAGAGTGGAAAAGGATAATTCAGGTATCATCCTATCTGGTGCCCTAAGTTTTCATCCCTCAAAAGGCTTATTAGGTTCTAGTTTAAATTGTATCAATCGAGGGTATCTAATTATAGGTGACAAAGTGGATGTTGAGTAAAGGTCAAGGGAGAACAATGGGAAGCTATTTTGCATTGTTAAACGCCTTGGCTGAGGATGGAAGACTTGAGGAAGCTGAAGAGCTTTGGCTGAAACTATTCTCTCAGAATCTGGAAAGCATGCCTCGTATTTTCTTTCAGAAAATGATAGCCATATATTATCACAAGGAGATGAATGAGAAGATGTTTGAGGTATCCTATACTTTTTATCCCTTCCCTTTTTCTTGCTTCTGTACTCATTCTCTTCAATTAATTGGTTTCTTTCCAGTGAAAATTATACCTTGGTACTTCTCTTTTATTTCCCTGGAATAGTGCCTTTTGATAAGTGATTTTGTTCAATGGTAATGGAACAGTCAAACTATATGCTACAGCACTGTTCAAACTATATGCTACAGGACTTTGGCAACTAAGAAGCATTGTGTGTGTGcttttcctcttctcttttttttttttttaaaaaaaaacttaagaaGCTagcaataaattaatatagtagTCTAAGAAGGATTGTGGTAAAACCTAATGTACAAAGGAAGCAttgcaaacataaaatttcagAGAAGTGGCTCTCagaaaacaaataaatgaaAGGAAGTTCACATTTCATCACTTGAACCATTGTGTATTCTTATTTTGGTCTTGGTCTGTCTTCCCACAACGAGAAACACTTGTTTTTCCATTTGAATGAAACCCTGGTTTAGTTTTTTGATAGAGGAGTCAACAATATCATATAGAAACTTAAATGTGCCTCGTGTTATCCCTTCTTTTAACCTAATTTCTCAATACCGTCACAGCCTTCTTCACATACAAATACCTTGAGGTTGCTATGACATATATAAGAGATAGCAGCAAGTTTGCTATATGTGAGGGAGTTTAGGGTGCTTAGGGAATGGGTAGTTAAGACTGAAGAAAGCAATTTGAGGATGGTAACTGCCAAAAGAACTGTTTATATTGCAACAACTAGACTAGCTCAAATCTGATATATTGAAGTTACAGACTAAGCACAGAAATACAGGAAGGAAAATAGAACTAAGCCGAAAAGAgtatttcatataataaatacgGCTTCAGTG encodes the following:
- the LOC101257440 gene encoding pentatricopeptide repeat-containing protein At4g21190 → MLCLRYSPVIFPTRRQETVQLPKNYNRNVVVCEAKGPRPRYPRVWKTKKKIGTISKSLKLVECIKGLSNVKEEVYGALDSFIAWELEFPLITVKKALKILENEKEWKRIIQVTKWMLSKGQGRTMGSYFALLNALAEDGRLEEAEELWLKLFSQNLESMPRIFFQKMIAIYYHKEMNEKMFEIFADMEELGIRPTVPVVKMVGNVFQKLGMLDKYQKLNKKYPPPKWEYRYIKGKRVKIRTKDLDKSHDHDVESNSEEVDESEFDENSQDQENEDYVEQIEDAEECEPAEVSVVSSETRESSMST